The proteins below are encoded in one region of Flavobacterium nackdongense:
- a CDS encoding carbohydrate-binding protein: MKKIFILFFFLLLFKVSFSQLPSSYAGKPFADAKYTIGAQIIPGRVELAYYDLGGEGVAYHDLSAENEGSKLNHEIHDYGSHWRPGIEGYTAFFRENEGVDISYTKDWADFNHPNKVDPKVNQLYIGWEEDGEWTNYTVNVIKPGKYRIITVYGNKDNKSELWLNGNLATVLKLPEDTGSFHHWTQATIGEIIFPVAGTNLLTLKYNKGANLGYLDFLWVEE, translated from the coding sequence ATGAAAAAAATTTTTATTTTATTTTTCTTCTTACTTTTATTTAAAGTATCCTTTTCTCAACTGCCCAGTAGTTACGCCGGAAAACCTTTTGCAGATGCAAAATATACGATTGGCGCACAAATCATCCCTGGCAGAGTCGAATTGGCCTATTACGATTTGGGTGGCGAGGGAGTGGCTTATCACGATTTGAGTGCAGAAAATGAAGGCTCTAAATTGAATCACGAAATCCATGACTATGGAAGTCATTGGCGACCAGGAATAGAAGGGTACACCGCATTTTTTAGAGAAAATGAAGGCGTAGACATCTCGTACACAAAAGATTGGGCTGATTTCAATCACCCGAACAAAGTCGACCCCAAAGTGAACCAACTTTATATAGGTTGGGAAGAGGACGGCGAATGGACCAATTATACCGTAAATGTAATAAAACCCGGAAAATATCGAATTATTACGGTTTATGGCAATAAAGACAATAAATCAGAATTATGGTTGAACGGAAACTTAGCCACTGTTTTAAAACTGCCTGAAGATACCGGTAGTTTTCACCATTGGACACAAGCCACTATCGGCGAAATTATTTTTCCGGTGGCGGGGACTAACCTACTTACTTTAAAATACAATAAAGGTGCAAACTTAGGATATCTCGATTTTTTATGGGTCGAGGAATGA
- a CDS encoding IPT/TIG domain-containing protein, whose product MKKYLSKIVLIAFISALSNSCSDTAIDEDSYVNLPASTITEISNETPFVGTQIVLKGTNMQYVSSVTVGTSAFKIIKQSNDNMTVEVPRQIETGPITLTNKYKRVFESTQVIKPQYYTAKVTTWPVNIQKGKPFLLKGENLDLIKEVKLNGKVVSVFGAAAQDKVSYSSAGVEMEIGEYAIIEMTPKTGEKQTSPSILVVKPTNTYLPKQSLMIIDFDAPFTPVNGDATSPFTSNTMTGQYGKGYEVKAASANGWNGIYVKIENNNGGQGYDLSSYNKPHITFLVNTAGGQGYVQPILTANGKTEDRHLTGAFGYGDDYKIKTANWEWRSYDLEKMGFPVVKGKLDKIGIQFRGGNVNGTPFYIAVDQVMITDGPLTPTIGWDCETPAGSTWKILPNSAGLSGYNQGANYASLTGVSQGWDAKLGQASWNVKALDPVAYANGIWINFLLNTGNKEGYFQFDFGQGWMHFTKSQGYGDDYKFVPTQNKWVWRSIKIVPGEGDLSKFDPTKDFTMGIQLYGGNLAKGTAMEVNVDSFIFTTVPLDPNLKPE is encoded by the coding sequence ATGAAAAAGTATTTAAGTAAAATAGTACTGATTGCCTTTATTTCAGCACTTTCCAATAGCTGTTCTGATACGGCTATTGATGAGGATTCCTATGTAAATCTGCCTGCATCTACCATTACAGAGATTTCGAACGAAACCCCTTTTGTAGGAACACAGATCGTCCTGAAAGGGACCAATATGCAATATGTTTCTTCGGTTACGGTTGGAACGAGTGCATTTAAAATTATCAAACAATCTAACGATAATATGACGGTTGAGGTGCCACGTCAGATTGAAACGGGCCCCATTACATTGACCAACAAGTACAAAAGAGTATTTGAATCTACTCAAGTGATCAAACCACAATATTACACTGCGAAAGTCACCACTTGGCCAGTAAATATTCAAAAAGGAAAGCCTTTCCTTCTAAAAGGGGAAAACTTAGATTTGATCAAAGAGGTTAAATTGAATGGGAAAGTAGTTTCTGTTTTTGGAGCTGCTGCTCAAGATAAAGTGTCGTATTCATCTGCTGGAGTTGAAATGGAAATTGGTGAATATGCCATCATCGAAATGACACCAAAAACGGGCGAAAAACAAACCTCGCCAAGTATTCTTGTTGTCAAACCAACAAATACCTATTTGCCAAAACAATCCTTAATGATTATTGATTTTGATGCTCCTTTTACCCCAGTAAATGGCGATGCTACAAGTCCGTTTACTTCCAATACCATGACCGGTCAATACGGAAAAGGATATGAAGTAAAAGCGGCTTCCGCCAATGGTTGGAATGGAATTTATGTAAAAATAGAGAACAATAACGGAGGCCAAGGATATGATTTGTCGTCCTACAACAAACCACACATTACCTTCTTAGTAAACACGGCCGGAGGCCAAGGATATGTACAACCTATTCTTACCGCCAACGGAAAAACCGAAGACCGTCACTTAACGGGTGCTTTCGGTTATGGCGATGATTATAAAATCAAAACTGCCAATTGGGAATGGCGTTCTTACGACCTCGAAAAAATGGGCTTCCCTGTTGTCAAAGGAAAACTGGATAAAATTGGTATTCAATTCCGTGGTGGGAACGTGAACGGAACTCCGTTCTACATCGCCGTAGATCAGGTAATGATCACCGACGGACCATTAACGCCAACAATAGGTTGGGATTGCGAAACTCCAGCGGGTTCTACTTGGAAAATTCTTCCTAATTCGGCAGGTTTATCAGGCTATAACCAAGGGGCAAATTATGCGAGTTTAACGGGAGTATCTCAAGGTTGGGATGCCAAATTAGGCCAAGCGTCTTGGAATGTAAAAGCGCTAGATCCTGTGGCTTACGCAAATGGTATTTGGATTAACTTCCTTTTGAATACTGGAAATAAAGAAGGGTACTTCCAATTTGATTTTGGTCAAGGTTGGATGCATTTTACCAAATCTCAAGGGTATGGCGATGATTATAAATTTGTCCCTACTCAGAATAAATGGGTGTGGAGATCCATCAAGATTGTCCCAGGAGAAGGTGATTTGAGCAAATTCGACCCTACAAAAGATTTTACAATGGGCATTCAACTCTATGGAGGAAATCTTGCAAAAGGAACTGCTATGGAAGTAAATGTGGACTCTTTTATATTCACGACGGTTCCATTAGATCCGAATTTAAAACCTGAGTAG